The Phycisphaeraceae bacterium genome window below encodes:
- the argC gene encoding N-acetyl-gamma-glutamyl-phosphate reductase, producing MTHDHITVCIVGAAGYSGAELVGLLLKHPAVRLAGLFGSDRRGGTPERFDALHPRFLGETELTIEAASVEAIMAHAPDAVFLCTPHEASVELAPALRAAGVVVLDLSAAFRLRSPSLYPEHYGFEHGASELLESAVYGLPELRREEIRHADLIACPGCYPTSVILPVAPIRAAGLLREGGVLIVDSASGVSGAGRTPSLKSLFCEVSYQPYGVLQHRHAPEMAQECGVEVLFTPHLLPLDRGIVSTIHPALAPGVAAADLRACLRHAYAEAPFVRVLPEGRWPSIASVVHTNYCDIAVGSDRSGRHAVIVSAIDNLLKGAAGQAVQAFNIRFDLPEGTALSSTPLSGVSGRTS from the coding sequence GTGACCCACGACCACATCACCGTCTGCATCGTCGGCGCTGCCGGGTACAGCGGCGCCGAACTGGTTGGCCTGTTGCTGAAGCACCCCGCGGTTCGACTCGCCGGACTCTTCGGCTCCGACCGTCGCGGTGGCACCCCTGAGCGATTCGACGCGCTTCATCCGCGCTTCCTCGGCGAGACGGAACTGACGATAGAGGCCGCCTCGGTCGAGGCGATCATGGCGCACGCCCCCGACGCGGTCTTTCTCTGCACCCCTCATGAGGCGAGCGTGGAGTTGGCCCCCGCACTGCGAGCGGCGGGCGTGGTGGTCCTCGATCTCTCCGCGGCCTTCCGGCTCCGCTCACCCTCGCTCTACCCCGAGCACTACGGCTTCGAGCACGGCGCCAGCGAACTTCTCGAGAGTGCGGTCTATGGCCTGCCTGAACTGCGCCGCGAGGAGATCCGGCACGCCGATCTCATCGCCTGCCCCGGCTGCTATCCGACCAGCGTCATCCTGCCCGTGGCGCCGATCCGCGCCGCGGGCCTGCTGCGCGAAGGAGGCGTGCTCATCGTCGACTCCGCCAGTGGTGTCAGCGGTGCGGGGCGCACCCCCAGCCTCAAGAGCCTCTTCTGTGAGGTCTCCTATCAGCCATACGGAGTCCTCCAGCATCGCCACGCGCCAGAGATGGCGCAGGAGTGCGGAGTGGAAGTGCTCTTCACTCCCCACCTCCTTCCGCTCGATCGCGGCATCGTGAGCACCATCCATCCGGCACTCGCCCCAGGCGTCGCCGCCGCCGATCTCCGCGCCTGCCTGCGGCACGCGTATGCCGAAGCTCCATTTGTCCGAGTCCTTCCCGAGGGGCGATGGCCTTCGATTGCCTCGGTGGTGCACACGAACTACTGCGACATCGCCGTTGGCTCCGATCGATCAGGACGACACGCCGTGATCGTGAGCGCCATCGACAACCTGCTGAAGGGCGCCGCAGGCCAGGCGGTCCAGGCCTTCAACATCCGCTTTGATCTTCCCGAGGGAACCGCCCTTTCCTCCACGCCACTCTCCGGGGTCTCAGGACGCACTTCATGA
- a CDS encoding argininosuccinate synthase, with the protein MTTSSNHPPRKICVAYSGGLDTSCIIPWLKERWPGCEVIAVVADVGQGAAELEGVEAKALRTGASHCEVVDLRREFLESFVFPMVVTGAVYEGRYLLGTSIARPIIARAQVDAARAHGADAVAHGCTGKGNDQVRFESTYAALAPELRVIAPWRLWELRSREQMLAYLQERNIPTTASATKIYSRDANLWHISHEGGALENPWNPPPEDIWTRTANPEKAPDRADEVIVSFRSGMPVAVDGRTLDPVALLTRLNELGAPHGVGRVDLIENRLVGMKSRGCYETPGGTILMEALRGLEELVLDRKTLHHRERLALDFAELVYNGEWFTPLRAALWAAAETIARPLTGDVAVRLFKGRAVTVRRRSPNALYHEAFATFGADEVYDQTHAEGFIRLFALPSRIRALSEAERAASTQPGSPPTSPTTASAPAPASPARSANSPARTSAPAR; encoded by the coding sequence ATGACCACCTCATCCAACCATCCTCCCCGCAAGATCTGCGTTGCCTACTCCGGCGGCCTCGACACGAGTTGCATCATTCCATGGCTCAAGGAGCGCTGGCCCGGCTGCGAAGTCATCGCCGTCGTCGCCGATGTCGGCCAGGGGGCGGCTGAACTCGAAGGCGTCGAGGCGAAGGCTCTGCGCACCGGCGCGAGCCACTGCGAAGTCGTCGACCTGCGGCGTGAGTTTCTCGAGTCCTTCGTCTTCCCGATGGTGGTGACCGGCGCGGTCTATGAAGGCCGCTACCTTCTGGGCACCTCGATTGCGCGCCCGATCATTGCGCGGGCGCAGGTCGATGCCGCGCGGGCACACGGCGCCGATGCCGTGGCCCATGGCTGCACGGGCAAGGGCAACGACCAGGTGCGCTTCGAGAGCACCTATGCGGCGCTCGCGCCGGAACTCCGGGTGATCGCCCCGTGGCGCCTCTGGGAGCTGCGGAGCCGCGAGCAGATGCTGGCCTACCTTCAGGAACGCAACATCCCGACCACGGCGAGCGCCACCAAGATCTACTCGCGTGATGCGAACCTCTGGCACATCTCCCACGAGGGTGGCGCGCTTGAGAACCCGTGGAATCCGCCGCCGGAGGACATCTGGACCCGGACGGCGAATCCGGAGAAGGCGCCCGATCGCGCTGACGAGGTCATCGTCTCCTTCCGGTCGGGCATGCCCGTCGCGGTCGATGGTCGCACGCTCGATCCCGTCGCGCTCCTGACTCGGCTCAACGAACTCGGTGCACCCCATGGCGTCGGGCGGGTGGATCTCATCGAGAATCGACTCGTCGGCATGAAGAGCCGAGGCTGCTATGAGACCCCCGGTGGCACCATCCTCATGGAGGCGCTGCGCGGGCTCGAGGAACTGGTCCTCGATCGCAAGACGCTTCACCATCGCGAGCGGCTTGCACTCGACTTCGCGGAACTCGTCTACAACGGCGAGTGGTTCACGCCGCTGCGTGCGGCGCTCTGGGCCGCCGCTGAGACGATCGCGAGGCCGCTGACCGGCGATGTCGCCGTGCGCCTCTTCAAGGGTCGCGCCGTGACTGTGCGTCGCCGCAGCCCGAACGCGCTCTACCACGAAGCGTTCGCCACCTTCGGCGCCGACGAGGTCTACGACCAGACGCACGCCGAGGGCTTCATCAGGCTCTTCGCCCTGCCCTCACGCATCCGAGCCCTGTCGGAGGCGGAGCGAGCGGCGTCGACCCAGCCCGGCTCGCCGCCGACCTCGCCCACCACCGCTTCGGCACCCGCTCCCGCCTCACCCGCGCGATCGGCGAACTCCCCTGCCCGCACCTCGGCACCGGCCCGGTAA
- the argF gene encoding ornithine carbamoyltransferase: protein MPTTRESTRPSVELGCKDLLRITDLAVHEILPLLEDARRLKADYAPWRHAFAQKSIVLLFEKPSLRTRVSFEIGFAKFGGIAVYLDHETRPIGQRESIADYGHNLERWANAIVARTAHHATIEVLAQNARIPVINALSDLHHPCQALADFMTLAEHGFKFKHGRLAWVGDGNNVCHSVIEMAATVGCRLVVITPRGCEPSDEVLRTAEARACRTGAVIEVTNDLDRVAGSDAVYTDIWTSMNQPDSPERTALFEPYRVDEALMARAGGSALFMHCLPAHRGQEVTDAVIDSERSIVFDQAENRMHVQNALLLHQLSKPR, encoded by the coding sequence GTGCCCACCACGCGTGAATCCACCCGTCCATCCGTTGAACTCGGCTGCAAGGACCTGCTCCGAATCACCGATCTCGCGGTCCACGAGATCCTTCCGCTGCTTGAAGATGCGCGGCGCCTGAAGGCCGACTACGCCCCTTGGCGACACGCTTTCGCGCAGAAGTCGATCGTGCTCCTCTTTGAGAAGCCGTCGCTGCGTACGCGCGTGAGCTTCGAGATCGGCTTCGCGAAGTTCGGTGGAATCGCCGTCTATCTCGATCACGAAACCCGGCCGATCGGGCAGCGCGAGTCGATCGCCGACTACGGCCACAACCTCGAGCGATGGGCCAATGCCATCGTGGCTCGGACAGCGCACCACGCCACCATCGAGGTCCTCGCGCAGAACGCGCGGATTCCAGTCATCAATGCGCTGAGCGATCTTCATCACCCCTGCCAGGCGCTCGCGGACTTCATGACCCTCGCCGAGCACGGGTTCAAGTTCAAGCACGGTCGCCTCGCGTGGGTCGGTGACGGCAACAATGTCTGCCACTCCGTCATCGAGATGGCCGCCACGGTCGGCTGCCGACTGGTAGTCATCACACCTCGCGGCTGCGAGCCGTCGGACGAGGTGCTCCGAACCGCCGAGGCGCGCGCCTGCCGCACGGGTGCCGTCATTGAGGTGACGAATGACCTCGACCGGGTCGCCGGATCCGACGCGGTCTACACCGACATCTGGACCAGCATGAACCAGCCGGATAGTCCGGAGCGCACGGCGCTCTTTGAGCCCTACCGGGTCGATGAGGCGTTGATGGCCCGAGCCGGAGGATCCGCGCTCTTCATGCACTGCCTGCCGGCCCACCGAGGCCAGGAAGTCACCGACGCCGTCATCGACAGCGAGCGATCGATCGTCTTTGATCAGGCGGAGAACCGCATGCATGTCCAGAACGCCCTGCTCCTTCACCAGCTCTCGAAGCCCCGCTGA
- the infC gene encoding translation initiation factor IF-3, which produces MSRYDAPMGPRINDRIRISPIRLIDQDGTVVGIVETDDARRRASELGLDLVEIAPDVRPPVCRIMDFGKYKYETAKKEKASKSRTKTSELKEVRLGRSMKIDPHDVEIRINQARRFLLEGHKVQIVQNFRGRELAHKSRGDARMEDIAQRLGDLGRVELAPRLNGKRLSMIISPDRTRIEAFKRKEASQQPATTGSAAVAPPADRAKESHEESPDRLPAASESGDPSPTTPRPAAASRPSEAMEATPSAASIPSESAHALMQ; this is translated from the coding sequence ATGTCGCGCTATGACGCCCCGATGGGGCCGCGCATCAATGATCGCATCCGCATCTCCCCCATCCGGCTGATTGACCAGGATGGCACGGTAGTCGGAATCGTGGAGACCGATGACGCGCGTCGCCGCGCGAGCGAGCTCGGTCTCGATCTCGTCGAGATCGCCCCGGATGTCCGTCCGCCCGTCTGCCGGATCATGGACTTCGGAAAGTACAAGTACGAGACCGCCAAGAAGGAGAAGGCGAGCAAGAGCCGCACGAAGACCTCCGAACTCAAGGAGGTGCGCCTCGGTCGCTCCATGAAGATCGATCCCCATGATGTGGAGATCCGCATCAACCAGGCGCGTCGATTCCTTCTCGAAGGGCACAAGGTGCAGATCGTGCAGAACTTCCGCGGACGCGAACTCGCGCACAAGAGCCGAGGCGACGCCCGCATGGAGGACATTGCCCAGCGCCTCGGTGACCTCGGACGCGTCGAACTCGCGCCGCGATTGAACGGCAAGCGGCTCAGCATGATCATCAGTCCCGACCGCACAAGGATCGAGGCGTTCAAGCGCAAGGAAGCCTCGCAGCAGCCCGCCACCACGGGTTCCGCGGCTGTCGCGCCCCCCGCCGATCGTGCAAAGGAGTCCCACGAGGAGTCTCCCGACCGCTTGCCCGCCGCTTCGGAGAGCGGGGATCCCTCGCCCACCACCCCCCGTCCGGCGGCCGCCTCGCGGCCGAGCGAGGCGATGGAAGCCACCCCATCAGCCGCGTCGATCCCGAGCGAGTCCGCCCACGCTCTTATGCAATGA
- the argB gene encoding acetylglutamate kinase, with translation MTKAPRSSITVIKVGGALLDDPLATRAMLDAVVEAARHGSRSAAAEARPRVKAREAMDSANGIIIVHGGGRAVDRQLERMGLGTERRDGIRITPPEQMDQIAGVLAGVINTALVGHFTSRGVPAVGLGLTDGLCCRVEVARRYAFDPGRVGEITGGDGLLLQHLLQGGFLPVMSSIGLDPDGGLLNVNADDAAAAVAALVGASTLLLLTDVPGVRGLDGEIVPSIDRAQAESWIGEGVISGGMTVKVRGALDAAEHAGSAVGRVLIASWNDPATLREILTGGHAGTRVIASRDRSVKSSPGSTETPAMKAPLISSTSHPTGAPCAHHA, from the coding sequence ATGACCAAGGCTCCACGCTCCAGCATCACGGTGATCAAGGTGGGCGGCGCCCTCCTCGACGATCCCCTCGCCACGCGCGCGATGCTCGACGCCGTCGTCGAAGCCGCGCGTCACGGATCACGATCGGCTGCCGCCGAAGCGCGCCCTCGGGTGAAGGCCCGCGAAGCGATGGACAGCGCGAACGGAATCATCATCGTGCACGGTGGCGGGCGCGCCGTCGATCGCCAGCTTGAACGCATGGGTCTCGGCACCGAGAGGCGCGATGGCATTCGCATCACACCGCCCGAGCAGATGGATCAGATTGCGGGAGTGCTCGCCGGGGTCATCAACACCGCGCTCGTCGGTCACTTCACCTCGCGCGGAGTTCCGGCGGTGGGACTCGGGCTCACCGATGGCCTCTGCTGTCGAGTCGAAGTGGCGCGGCGCTATGCCTTCGATCCCGGTCGCGTCGGCGAGATCACAGGAGGCGATGGACTTCTGCTCCAGCATCTTCTTCAAGGCGGGTTCCTTCCCGTGATGAGCTCCATCGGTCTCGATCCTGATGGTGGCCTTCTGAATGTGAACGCCGATGACGCAGCGGCGGCCGTTGCGGCGCTGGTGGGTGCGTCGACACTCCTTCTGCTGACCGATGTCCCGGGAGTGCGCGGTCTCGATGGCGAGATCGTTCCCTCGATCGACCGCGCTCAGGCGGAGTCGTGGATTGGTGAAGGCGTCATTTCCGGCGGCATGACCGTGAAGGTGCGCGGCGCCCTCGATGCCGCCGAACACGCGGGTTCCGCGGTCGGGCGCGTGCTGATTGCCTCGTGGAACGACCCGGCGACCCTGCGCGAGATTCTGACCGGTGGCCACGCGGGCACGCGCGTGATCGCATCCCGGGACCGATCGGTCAAGTCGTCGCCCGGTTCGACCGAGACCCCTGCGATGAAAGCGCCTTTGATCTCTTCAACCTCACACCCCACCGGAGCCCCTTGTGCCCACCACGCGTGA